Proteins co-encoded in one Arachis hypogaea cultivar Tifrunner chromosome 13, arahy.Tifrunner.gnm2.J5K5, whole genome shotgun sequence genomic window:
- the LOC112736928 gene encoding D-ribulose kinase isoform X3, whose protein sequence is MFLLLEDVPLELRKHVVSISLDGTSATTIIVDRDTGEPIWRPFLYNESCPDALPMVKSIAPPNHTVCTGSSTLCKLVEWWINAGSNKKSALLLHQADWLLWLLHGKLGISDYNNALKVGYDPEAESYPPWLVSQPYSHLLPSVLAPGTPIASLKEEIANKYGFQKDCVVCTGTTDSIAAFLAARANLPGQAVTSLGSTLAIKLLSNTRIEDSRFGVYSHRLDDKWLVGGASNTGGAVLRQLFTDDQLEELSEHIDPSKTSLLDYYPLPKTGERFPVADPNLAPRLQPRPEDDVEYLHGILESIARIEAKAYSLLKELGATEVEEVLTAGGGSKNEKWTKIRERVLGLPVRRANQTEAAYGAALLAVKGHQQN, encoded by the exons ATGTTCTTGCTACTTGAAGATGTCCCACTTGAGCTTCGCAAACACGTCGTTTCGATTTCTCTTGATGGCACTTCTGCAACTACAATCATTGTTGATAG GGACACTGGAGAACCAATATGGAGACCTTTTCTTTACAATGAGAGTTGTCCTGATGCACTTCCAATGGTTAAATCCATTGCTCCTCCGAACCATACAGTTTGCACCGGCTCGTCCACTCTATGTAAGCTCGTCGAATGGTGGATCAATGCCGGTTCAAATAAAAAATCAGCTCTTTTGTTGCACCAAGCAGATTGGCTTTTGTGGCTTCTTCATGGGAAGCTAGGAATTTCAGACTATAATAATGCTCTCAAG GTTGGCTATGATCCTGAGGCGGAATCATATCCGCCGTGGCTAGTCTCTCAACCATATTCTCATCTTTTGCCTTCAGTTCTTGCTCCAGGAACTCCAATTGCTTCTTTAAAGGAGGAAATTGCAAATAAATATG GTTTCCAGAAAGACTGTGTTGTATGCACTGGAACAACTGATAGTATAGCTGCATTTCTTGCTGCACGTGCCAATCTGCCAGGTCAAGCA GTCACTTCTCTGGGTTCAACACTTGCTATTAAGCTATTGAGTAACACAAGAATTGAGGATTCAAGATTTGGTGTGTATAGCCATCGCCTCGATGATAAATGGCTTGTTGGCGGTGCTTCAAACACTGGTGGGGCTGTTCTTAGACAGCTTTTCACTGATGATCAATTAGAGGAATTGAGTGAACATATTGATCCCTCAAAAACCTCTCTTCTAGACTACTATCCCCTCCCAAAAACTGGTGAAAGATTTCCTGTGGCAGATCCAAACTTGGCTCCAAG ACTACAACCACGTCCAGAGGATGATGTTGAGTACTTGCATGGGATATTGGAATCCATTGCACGTATAGAG GCCAAGGCATATTCGTTGCTGAAGGAGCTAGGGGCAACAGAGGTAGAAGAAGTTTTGACAGCAGGGGGAGGATCCAAAAATGAAAAGTGGACTAAGATTCGAGAGAGGGTGCTTGGTTTGCCTGTGAGGCGTGCAAATCAGACGGAGGCTGCATATGGTGCTGCTTTGTTGGCAGTAAAGGGTCATCaacaaaactaa
- the LOC112736928 gene encoding D-ribulose kinase isoform X1: protein MLGAISVTHLAPWTSIQKFGNGSFSSKLRRQRAVSMSVGVEEASESLYLGLDFGTSGARFAIIDKGGTIQVEAKKEYPLYKNGESYDWVLSWKETMFLLLEDVPLELRKHVVSISLDGTSATTIIVDRDTGEPIWRPFLYNESCPDALPMVKSIAPPNHTVCTGSSTLCKLVEWWINAGSNKKSALLLHQADWLLWLLHGKLGISDYNNALKVGYDPEAESYPPWLVSQPYSHLLPSVLAPGTPIASLKEEIANKYGFQKDCVVCTGTTDSIAAFLAARANLPGQAVTSLGSTLAIKLLSNTRIEDSRFGVYSHRLDDKWLVGGASNTGGAVLRQLFTDDQLEELSEHIDPSKTSLLDYYPLPKTGERFPVADPNLAPRLQPRPEDDVEYLHGILESIARIEAKAYSLLKELGATEVEEVLTAGGGSKNEKWTKIRERVLGLPVRRANQTEAAYGAALLAVKGHQQN, encoded by the exons ATGTTAGGCGCAATTTCAGTAACCCACCTTGCACCTTGGACATCAATCCAGAAATTTG gaAATGGATCCTTTTCTAGTAAGTTAAGAAGACAAAGGGCAGTATCAATGTCTGTGGGTGTTGAAGAAGCAAGTGAAAGCCTCTATCTGGGGTTGGACTTTGGCACTTCTGGTGCCAGGTTTGCCATCATTGACAAGGGTGGCACAATTCAGGTTGAGGCAAAGAAAGAGTATCCTCTCTACAAG AATGGAGAGTCATATGATTGGGTACTCTCATGGAAGGAGACAATGTTCTTGCTACTTGAAGATGTCCCACTTGAGCTTCGCAAACACGTCGTTTCGATTTCTCTTGATGGCACTTCTGCAACTACAATCATTGTTGATAG GGACACTGGAGAACCAATATGGAGACCTTTTCTTTACAATGAGAGTTGTCCTGATGCACTTCCAATGGTTAAATCCATTGCTCCTCCGAACCATACAGTTTGCACCGGCTCGTCCACTCTATGTAAGCTCGTCGAATGGTGGATCAATGCCGGTTCAAATAAAAAATCAGCTCTTTTGTTGCACCAAGCAGATTGGCTTTTGTGGCTTCTTCATGGGAAGCTAGGAATTTCAGACTATAATAATGCTCTCAAG GTTGGCTATGATCCTGAGGCGGAATCATATCCGCCGTGGCTAGTCTCTCAACCATATTCTCATCTTTTGCCTTCAGTTCTTGCTCCAGGAACTCCAATTGCTTCTTTAAAGGAGGAAATTGCAAATAAATATG GTTTCCAGAAAGACTGTGTTGTATGCACTGGAACAACTGATAGTATAGCTGCATTTCTTGCTGCACGTGCCAATCTGCCAGGTCAAGCA GTCACTTCTCTGGGTTCAACACTTGCTATTAAGCTATTGAGTAACACAAGAATTGAGGATTCAAGATTTGGTGTGTATAGCCATCGCCTCGATGATAAATGGCTTGTTGGCGGTGCTTCAAACACTGGTGGGGCTGTTCTTAGACAGCTTTTCACTGATGATCAATTAGAGGAATTGAGTGAACATATTGATCCCTCAAAAACCTCTCTTCTAGACTACTATCCCCTCCCAAAAACTGGTGAAAGATTTCCTGTGGCAGATCCAAACTTGGCTCCAAG ACTACAACCACGTCCAGAGGATGATGTTGAGTACTTGCATGGGATATTGGAATCCATTGCACGTATAGAG GCCAAGGCATATTCGTTGCTGAAGGAGCTAGGGGCAACAGAGGTAGAAGAAGTTTTGACAGCAGGGGGAGGATCCAAAAATGAAAAGTGGACTAAGATTCGAGAGAGGGTGCTTGGTTTGCCTGTGAGGCGTGCAAATCAGACGGAGGCTGCATATGGTGCTGCTTTGTTGGCAGTAAAGGGTCATCaacaaaactaa
- the LOC112736928 gene encoding D-ribulose kinase isoform X2 has protein sequence MLGAISVTHLAPWTSIQKFGNGSFSSKLRRQRAVSMSVGVEEASESLYLGLDFGTSGARFAIIDKGGTIQVEAKKEYPLYKNGESYDWVLSWKETMFLLLEDVPLELRKHVVSISLDGTSATTIIVDRDTGEPIWRPFLYNESCPDALPMVKSIAPPNHTVCTGSSTLCKLVEWWINAGSNKKSALLLHQADWLLWLLHGKLGISDYNNALKVGYDPEAESYPPWLVSQPYSHLLPSVLAPGTPIASLKEEIANKYGFQKDCVVCTGTTDSIAAFLAARANLPGQAVTSLGSTLAIKLLSNTRIEDSRFGVYSHRLDDKWLVGGASNTGGAVLRQLFTDDQLEELSEHIDPSKTSLLDYYPLPKTGERFPVADPNLAPRTLFDWDLVCPLLLVMSEPIFDYNHVQRMMLSTCMGYWNPLHV, from the exons ATGTTAGGCGCAATTTCAGTAACCCACCTTGCACCTTGGACATCAATCCAGAAATTTG gaAATGGATCCTTTTCTAGTAAGTTAAGAAGACAAAGGGCAGTATCAATGTCTGTGGGTGTTGAAGAAGCAAGTGAAAGCCTCTATCTGGGGTTGGACTTTGGCACTTCTGGTGCCAGGTTTGCCATCATTGACAAGGGTGGCACAATTCAGGTTGAGGCAAAGAAAGAGTATCCTCTCTACAAG AATGGAGAGTCATATGATTGGGTACTCTCATGGAAGGAGACAATGTTCTTGCTACTTGAAGATGTCCCACTTGAGCTTCGCAAACACGTCGTTTCGATTTCTCTTGATGGCACTTCTGCAACTACAATCATTGTTGATAG GGACACTGGAGAACCAATATGGAGACCTTTTCTTTACAATGAGAGTTGTCCTGATGCACTTCCAATGGTTAAATCCATTGCTCCTCCGAACCATACAGTTTGCACCGGCTCGTCCACTCTATGTAAGCTCGTCGAATGGTGGATCAATGCCGGTTCAAATAAAAAATCAGCTCTTTTGTTGCACCAAGCAGATTGGCTTTTGTGGCTTCTTCATGGGAAGCTAGGAATTTCAGACTATAATAATGCTCTCAAG GTTGGCTATGATCCTGAGGCGGAATCATATCCGCCGTGGCTAGTCTCTCAACCATATTCTCATCTTTTGCCTTCAGTTCTTGCTCCAGGAACTCCAATTGCTTCTTTAAAGGAGGAAATTGCAAATAAATATG GTTTCCAGAAAGACTGTGTTGTATGCACTGGAACAACTGATAGTATAGCTGCATTTCTTGCTGCACGTGCCAATCTGCCAGGTCAAGCA GTCACTTCTCTGGGTTCAACACTTGCTATTAAGCTATTGAGTAACACAAGAATTGAGGATTCAAGATTTGGTGTGTATAGCCATCGCCTCGATGATAAATGGCTTGTTGGCGGTGCTTCAAACACTGGTGGGGCTGTTCTTAGACAGCTTTTCACTGATGATCAATTAGAGGAATTGAGTGAACATATTGATCCCTCAAAAACCTCTCTTCTAGACTACTATCCCCTCCCAAAAACTGGTGAAAGATTTCCTGTGGCAGATCCAAACTTGGCTCCAAG GACTTTATTTGATTGGGATCTTGTCTGCCCCTTATTACTGGTTATGTCTGAGCCAATATTTG ACTACAACCACGTCCAGAGGATGATGTTGAGTACTTGCATGGGATATTGGAATCCATTGCACGTATAG
- the LOC112735733 gene encoding putative F-box/LRR-repeat protein 9: MPWENNLLWRPKNRTRWDTNPLLRPRACTTATRNWLDLPYEMTLLIMTKLGAFHILTSAQKVCKLWRSISMDPFLWRTIDMCNLGRAKHETYDLRKMCRHAVDRSRGQLVDFEVQGFGVNDLLNYILDSGCHLRCLCLVQCNLRWEFPELSKMAPKLSVLEELDLTFCRISVFELEAIGQSFPLLRSLKLRHAGFIFGGNKAAYIISRNMPLLRHLELYDNPLNHKGLFAILKGCPHLEYLDLQKCCRLKLQGKLRRKCVRRIKNLRYLDASTQEYYRFSSGRLLKSSKDYADISSRLLWTSNDADQDENENMFKKGEGEVPKGSTVEYDEMQDYWEDIDAMWAIAKSKRLHQGKRNKPKGFQGYHREKKNTISNEKKHGRKTKTGRRIEHESMMCFEKEFW, from the exons ATGCCATGGGAAAACAATCTATTATGGCGACCCAAGAACAGAACCCGTTGGGACACGAATCCGTTGTTGCGTCCCAGAGCCTGCACCACGGCCACGAGGAACTGGCTGGATCTTCCATACGAAATGACTCTCCTCATCATGACAAAACTCGGCGCGTTCCATATCCTTACCAGTGCCCAGAAAGTCTGCAAGCTATGGCGTAGCATCTCCATGGATCCATTCTTGTGGCGCACCATTGACATGTGCAACCTGGGGCGTGCAAAGCATGAGACCTACGATTTGCGTAAGATGTGCCGCCACGCAGTTGATCGAAGCCGTGGCCAGTTGGTGGATTTTGAAGTCCAGGGTTTTGGTGTCAATGATCTTCTCAATTACATTCTTGATTC GGGATGTCATCTGCGATGTCTATGTCTTGTTCAATGCAATTTGCGTTGGGAGTTTCCAGAATTAAGTAAGATGGCCCCAAAGCTTTCGGTACTAGAGGAACTTGATCTTACCTTTTGTCGTATATCTGTATTTGAATTGGAAGCTATTGGTCAAAGTTTTCCCCTGTTAAGATCCTTGAAGTTGAGGCATGCCGGATTCATTTTTGGAGGAAACAAAGCAGCATATATTATTTCACGAAATATGCCCTTGTTACGCCATCTCGAACTTTATGATAACCCCTTAAATCATAAGGGCTTGTTTGCAATTCTTAAGGGTTGTCCTCATCTTGAATATCTAGATTTACAAAAGTGTTGTCGTCTTAAGTTGCAAGGGAAATTGAGGAGAAAATGTGTTAGACGGATCAAGAATTTAAGATACTTAGATGCATCTACGCAAGAATACTATCGATTTAGTTCTGGACGATTGCTTAAGTCATCAAAAGATTATGCTGATATTTCATCTCGGTTATTATGGACATCAAATGATGCAGATCAGGATGAGAATGAAAACATGTTTAAAAAGGGTGAGGGTGAGGTACCAAAAGGTTCAACTGTGGAATATGATGAAATGCAAGATTATTGGGAGGATATAGATGCTATGTGGGCAATTGCGAAAAGTAAAAGATTGCATCAAGGAAAGAGGAATAAGCCTAAAGGGTTTCAAGGATATCATAGAGAAAAGAAGAACACTATATCCAATGAGAAGAAACATGGAAGAAAGACAAAGACAGGGAGGAGGATTGAGCATGAAAGCATGATGTGTTTTGAAAAGGAATTTTGGTAA